A single window of Liolophura sinensis isolate JHLJ2023 chromosome 6, CUHK_Ljap_v2, whole genome shotgun sequence DNA harbors:
- the LOC135468670 gene encoding heat shock 70 kDa protein 12B-like codes for MAQSKPLLVVAIDIGTTYSGYAFSFQHEFLADKLKITTNKVWLDGDNHLQTSYKTPTSVLFDPDGHFHSFGYEAETKYSQLAKNKEEKNWLLFRRFKMSLYKSEISETMELESVSGQRLNALSVFAMSILYLKKHFSGSLQQQVADSEIQYVLTVPAIWGEDAKQFMRKAAMQSDILGDQLAIALEPEAASIFCQSLLANSRSDDEFCDAGDISRNGSRYIVVDAGGGTVDTTVHEVMLSGDLKELHKASGGGWGGTQVDDQFTELLLKIFTVKVMKEFGKNHKLDWLELEKEFEINKRRISSNDEQKFTFRLPASLHETFSFHSKCSLEDQVAESGLSEDVRFTGDKMRISGKVMQSLMKPTIQKIITHVETLMADPKCRGISHILLVGGFSESPFLQEEFRKNFRSVNVVTPLDAVLSVVKGAVIFGHRPGAIGIRLAAFTYGTDILSIFDDGEHDPDKLIMIEGERRCEDIFDRFVSVDEEVPNGMETSEHTLNPIYSGQTEMWLAVYKSTVTKPKYTTDPSCSKLGSFTVDMPDLTGEKDREVGVKFIVGGTELKVKAHEKTTGKIFDATFNFVTK; via the exons ATGGCCCAGTCCAAACCCCTTCTCGTGGTCGCCATTGATATCGGTACAACATATTCTGGCTACGCCTTCTCCTTCCAACACGAGTTTCTGGCTGATAAACTCAAGATTACAACCAACAAGGTTTGGTTAGATGGGGACAACCACCTTCAGACCTCGTACAAAACCCCGACATCTGTACTGTTTGACCCGGATGGACATTTCCACAGTTTCGGATATGAAGCGGAGACAAAGTACTCGCAACTCGCCAAAAACAAGGAGGAGAAAAACTGGTTGTTATTCCGTCGATTTAAGATGAGCCTCTACAAATCTGAG ATAAGTGAGACTATGGAGCTGGAGTCGGTGTCCGGACAACGGTTGAATGCCCTCAGTGTATTTGCCATGTCAATACTGTACCTTAAGAAGCATTTCAGTGGAAGCCTTCAGCAGCAAGTGGCTGACTCGGAGATCCAATACGTGCTGACGGTACCTGCTATATGGGGCGAGGATGCCAAGCAGTTCATGAGGAAAGCCGCTATGCAG TCTGACATACTTGGAGATCAACTGGCTATTGCACTGGAACCGGAAGCGGCCTCCATTTTCTGTCAGTCCTTATTAGCTAACAGCCGATCCGATGACGAATTCTGTGACGCAGGCGACATCTCGCGGAATGGATCTCGATACATTGTTGTGGACGCGGGAG GTGGTACTGTGGACACGACAGTGCACGAGGTGATGCTCAGCGGGGATCTCAAAGAACTACACAAAGCCAGCGGGGGAGGTTGGGGCGGCACTCAGGTAGACGATCAGTTCACCGAACTATTGCTCAAGATTTTTACCGTAAAGGTGATGAAGGAGTTCGGCAAAAACCACAAATTGGATTGGCTGGAACTCGagaaagaatttgaaatcaataaacGGAGGATATCTAGTAATGATGAACAGAAATTCACCTTCCGGTTGCCGGCTTCTCTACATGAAACGTTCAGCTTTCACAGCAAGTGCTCGTTAGAGGACCAAGTGGCTGAGTCTGGGTTATCCGAAGATGTTCGGTTTACAGGTGACAAGATGAGAATCAGCGGTAAAGTGATGCAGTCGTTGATGAAACCAACCATTCAGAAAATTATCACTCATGTAGAAACACTAATGGCGGATCCCAAGTGTAGAGGAATTTCCCACATCTTACTGGTGGGTGGGTTTTCCGAATCGCCATTTCTCCAAGAGGAGTTCAGGAAGAACTTCCGGTCTGTGAATGTGGTCACTCCACTGGACGCCGTATTGTCTGTGGTGAAAGGGGCGGTGATATTCGGCCATCGGCCCGGTGCCATTGGAATCCGTCTGGCTGCCTTTACTTACGGAACTGATATCTTATCCATTTTTGACGATGGTGAACATGATCCTGACAAGTTAATTATGATTGAAGGAGAGAGGAGGTGCGAGGATATATTTGACAGATTTGTTTCTGTTGACGAAGAAGTGCCAAACGGTATGGAAACTAGCGAACATACCTTGAATCCGATTTACTCTGGACAAACAGAAATGTGGCTTGCAGTGTACAAATCCACGGTGACCAAACCCAAATATACAACTGACCCTTCATGTTCTAAGTTAGGTAGTTTCACAGTAGACATGCCGGATTTGACGGGAGAGAAGGACCGTGAAGTCGGAGTGAAGTTTATAGTTGGTGGCACAGAGCTCAAGGTGAAAGCTCACGAGAAGACGACCGGGAAGATCTTCGACGCTACCTTTAACTTTGTGACAAAGTAA
- the LOC135467320 gene encoding LOW QUALITY PROTEIN: heat shock 70 kDa protein 12B-like (The sequence of the model RefSeq protein was modified relative to this genomic sequence to represent the inferred CDS: deleted 1 base in 1 codon) has product MCVTSSVSTSCSFSQKSPCSTAIFSLPATNLSKPGKPWPSSKPLLVVAIDIGTTYSGYAFSFQHEFLADKLKITTNKVWLDGDNHLQTSYKTPTSVLFDPDGHFHSFGYEAETKYSQLAKNKEEKNWLLFRRFKMSLYKSEQQVVDSEIQYVLTVPAIWGEDAKQGSMRKAALQSGILGDQLAIALEPEAASIFCQSLADDISRNGSRYIVVDAGGGTVDTDCARVMLNGELKELHKASGGGWGGTQVDDQFTELLLKIFTKFTFRLPASLREVFSFHSKCSLEDQVAESGLSKDVRFTGDKMRISGKVMQSLMKPTIQKIITHVETLMADPKCRGISHILLVGGFFRIATSPRGVQEELRSVNVVTPLDAVLSVVKGAVIFGHRPDAIGIRLAAFTYGIRSLSTFVDGENDLDKLIMIEGERKCEDIFYRFVSVDEEVPHGMETREHIFSPAYSGQTALEFAVYKSTVTEPKYTTDPSCLKLGSFTVDMPDLTGDKKRKVGVKFIVGGTELKVKAHEKTTGKIFDAIFNFVTKRQDENQWQSDAWVDETIYPSIILLVGGFSKSPLLQEEFRENFRSVTVITPPDDVLSVVKACVSAVPFVMHTSSPVGSPVPTSPNHLVLQVI; this is encoded by the exons TAAACCGGGTAAACCATGGCCCAGTTCCAAACCCCTTCTCGTGGTCGCCATTGATATCGGTACAACATATTCCGGCTACGCCTTCTCCTTCCAACACGAGTTTCTGGCTGATAAACTCAAGATTACAACCAACAAGGTTTGGTTAGATGGGGACAACCACCTTCAGACCTCGTACAAAACCCCGACATCTGTACTGTTTGACCCGGATGGACATTTCCACAGTTTCGGATATGAAGCGGAGACAAAGTACTCGCAACTCGCCAAAAACAAGGAGGAGAAAAACTGGTTGTTATTCCGTCGATTTAAGATGAGCCTCTACAAATCTGAG CAGCAAGTGGTTGACTCGGAGATCCAATACGTGCTGACGGTACCTGCTATATGGGGA GAGGATGCCAAGCAAGGTTCAATGAGGAAAGCCGCTCTACAG TCTGGCATACTTGGAGATCAACTGGCTATTGCACTGGAACCGGAAGCGGCCTCCATTTTCTGTCAGTCCTT GGCAGACGACATCTCGCGGAATGGATCTCGATACATTGTTGTGGACGCGGGAG GTGGTACTGTGGACACGGACTGTGCACGAGTGATGCTCAACGGGGAGCTCAAAGAACTACACAAAGCCAGCGGGGGAGGTTGGGGAGGCACTCAGGTAGACGACCAATTCACCGAACTGTTGCTCAAGATTTTTACC AAATTCACCTTCCGGTTGCCGGCGTCCCTACGTGAAGTATTCAGCTTTCACAGCAAGTGCTCGTTAGAGGACCAAGTGGCTGAGTCTGGGTTATCCAAAGATGTTAGGTTTACAGGTGACAAGATGAGAATCAGCGGTAAAGTGATGCAGTCTTTGATGAAACCAACCATTCAGAAAATTATCACTCATGTAGAAACACTAATGGCGGATCCCAAGTGTAGAGGAATTTCCCACATCTTACTGGTGGGTGGGTTTTTCCGAATCGCCACTTCTCCAAGAGGAGTTCAGGAAGAACTTCGGTCTGTGAATGTGGTCACTCCACTGGACGCCGTCCTGTCTGTGGTGAAAGGGGCGGTGATATTCGGCCATCGGCCCGATGCCATTGGAATCCGTCTGGCTGCCTTTACTTACGGGATTCgtagtttatccacttttgttGATGGTGAAAATGATCTTGACAAGTTAATTATGATTGAAGGTGAGAGGAAGTGCGAGGATATTTTTTACAGATTTGTTTCTGTTGACGAAGAAGTGCCACACGGTATGGAAACTAGGGAACACATCTTTTCTCCGGCTTACTCTGGACAAACAGCATTGGAGTTCGCCGTGTACAAATCTACGGTGACGGAACCCAAATATACAACTGACCCTTCATGTCTTAAGTTAGGTAGTTTCACTGTAGACATGCCGGATTTGACGGGAGACAAGAAGCGTAAAGTTGGAGTGAAGTTTATAGTTGGCGGTACAGAGCTCAAGGTGAAGGCACACGAGAAGACGACCGGGAAGATCTTCGACGCTATCTTTAACTTTGTGACTAA GCGACAGGATGAGAATCAGTGGCAAAGTGATGCATGGGTTGATGAAACCATCTATCCATCCATCATCTTACTGGTGGGTGGGTTTTCTAAATCGCCACTTCTCCAGGAGGAGTTCCGAGAGAACTTCCGCTCAGTGACTGTGATCACTCCACCTGACGACGTCCTGTCTGTGGTGAAAG CGTGTGTAAGTGCTGTGCCCTTCGTCATGCACACGTCCAGTCCAGTGGGCAGTCCTGTGCCAACGTCCCCTAACCACCTGGTGCTGCAGGTCATCTGA